One window of the Pseudochaenichthys georgianus chromosome 21, fPseGeo1.2, whole genome shotgun sequence genome contains the following:
- the atp5mc3a gene encoding ATP synthase membrane subunit c locus 3a — protein sequence MYACAKFVSTPAMLRAGSRALYRPLSASVLSRPELNTESTVALMPQSPLSLATLRGFQTSAVSRDIDTAAKFIGAGAATVGVAGSGAGIGTVFGSLIIGYARNPSLKQQLFSYAILGFALSEAMGLFCLMVAFLILFAM from the exons ATGTACGCCTGTGCAAAGTTCGTCTCCACGCCGGCCATG CTCCGCGCTGGTTCCCGGGCTCTTTACAGACCCCTCTCTGCCTCAGTGCTGTCCAGGCCTGAGCTCAACACAGAG AGCACTGTTGCTCTGATGCCACAGAGCCCCCTCTCCCTGGCCACACTGAGGGGCTTCCAGACCAGCGCTGTCAGCCGGGACATTGACACCGCTGCCAAGTTCATCGGAGCTGGAGCCGCCACAGTGGGAGTCGCTGGATCCGGAGCTGGAATTGGGACCGTGTTCGGCAGTCTCATTATCGGCTATGCTAG GAACCCATCTCTGAAGCAGCAGCTGTTCTCATATGCCATCCTGGGATTTGCTCTGTCTGAAGCCATGGGACTGTTCTGTTTGATGGTCGCTTTCCTTATCCTGTTCGCTATGTAA
- the atf2 gene encoding cyclic AMP-dependent transcription factor ATF-2 isoform X1: MSDDKPFQCTAPGCGQRFTNEDHLAVHKHKHEMTLKFGPARNESVIIADQTPTPTRFLKNCEEVGLFNELASPFDHDFKKAAEDDIKKLLLDLSPLATPVMRNKAEELTAMEAHRDSPLPHPESTTNDDVKDLSLQPSSLPTSTIVHPASLQVPNVLLATSEASVVIQQDLPSPTSSSVITQVPSTNRPVVPVSGTFPVLLQLPNSQTMPVAIPASITSSSIHIPTTIPLVRPVTIVPNVPGIPGPPSPQPQPVQSEAKLVTTGNVAEVQSSAVTHSPAPPSPATATPSPMADLSPAPLLPSAEEPSALSLQQPATSTTETPASPAPSAQNPPSTGGRRRRNTSENPDEKRRKFLERNRAAASRCRQKRKVWVQSLEKKSDDLNSTNGQLQSEVTLLRNEVAQLKQLLLAHKDCPVTAMQKKSSYHISDKDESCEEMSVPSSPQNEAIQHSSVSTSNGVSSSSTTPSFSTASNQSTEETQPSGS; this comes from the exons ATGAGTGATGACAAACCTTTCCAATGTACTGCTCCTGGCTGTGGACAG AGATTTACAAATGAAGATCACTTGGCTGTccacaaacacaaacatgaGATGACCCTGAAGTTTGGTCCAGCAAGGAATGAAAGTGTCATCATTGCTG ACCAAACACCGACACCCACCCGTTTTTTAAAGAACTGCGAGGAGGTCGGACTCTTCAATGAACTTGCAAGTCCGTTCGACCATGACTTCAAAAAAGCAGCTGAAGATGACATTAAAAAG TTACTATTGGATTTGTCACCTCTCGCAACGCCTGTCATGCGCAACAAAGCTGAGGAACTCACAGCTATGGAAGCACATCGAGATAGCCCTCTGCCTCACCCCGAATCTACGACGAACGATGACGTGAAG GATTTATCTTTGCAGCCATCCTCACTGCCAACCTCCACTATAGTCCATCCTGCATCCCTCCAAGTTCCCAATGTACTTCTAGCAACCTCAGAGGCTAGTGTTGTAATTCAGCAAGATCTCCCGTCACCAACATCTAGCTCTGTTATTACCCAAGTCCCATCCACTAATAGGCCTGTAGT CCCGGTGTCCGGCACCTTCCCTGTGCTCCTACAGCTGCCTAACAGCCAGACCATGCCAGTTGCTATACCTGCGTCTATTACAAGCTCAAGTATACATATTCCAACTACAATCCCT CTTGTCAGACCTGTCACCATAGTGCCTAACGTCCCCGGGATCCCAGGACCCCCCTCGCCACAGCCACAGCCCGTCCAATCAGAAGCAAAGCTG GTTACCACTGGAAATGTTGCTGAAGTCCAGAGCAGCGCTGTCACCCACTCTCCTGCTCCCCCTTCCCCTGCCACGGCAACCCCCTCCCCGATGGCGGACCTGAGTCCGGCTCCTCTCCTGCCCTCGGCTGAGGAACCTTCTGCCCTCTCCCTTCAGCAGCCAGCCACCTCCACCACAGAGACCCCT GCGTCCCCAGCGCCCTCTGCGCAAAACCCCCCGAGCACAGGAGGTCGGCGGCGCAGAAACACAAGCGAAAACCCCGATGAGAAGCGGCGCAAGTTCCTGGAGCGAAACAGAGCCGCGGCTTCTCGCTGCCGGCAGAAGAGGAAAGTTTGGGTCCAGTCTCTGGAGAAGAAGTCTGATGACCTCAACTCCACCAACGGACAACTGCAG AGTGAAGTGACCCTGCTGAGAAACGAAGTGGCTCAGCTGAAGCAGCTTCTTCTGGCTCATAAAGATTGCCCTGTAACCGCCATGCAGAAGAAATCCAGCTATCACA TCTCGGATAAGGACGAGAGCTGCGAGGAGATGTCCGTCCCCAGCAGCCCCCAGAACGAAGCCATCCAGCACAGCTCCGTCAGCACCTCCAACGGGGTCAGCTCCTCCTCCACGACCCCGTCCTTCTCCACCGCGTCCAACCAGAGCACAGAGGAGACCCAGCCTTCAGGGAGCTGA
- the atf2 gene encoding cyclic AMP-dependent transcription factor ATF-2 isoform X2, with protein MSDDKPFQCTAPGCGQRFTNEDHLAVHKHKHEMTLKFGPARNESVIIADQTPTPTRFLKNCEEVGLFNELASPFDHDFKKAAEDDIKKLLLDLSPLATPVMRNKAEELTAMEAHRDSPLPHPESTTNDDVKDLSLQPSSLPTSTIVHPASLQVPNVLLATSEASVVIQQDLPSPTSSSVITQVPSTNRPVVPVSGTFPVLLQLPNSQTMPVAIPASITSSSIHIPTTIPVTTGNVAEVQSSAVTHSPAPPSPATATPSPMADLSPAPLLPSAEEPSALSLQQPATSTTETPASPAPSAQNPPSTGGRRRRNTSENPDEKRRKFLERNRAAASRCRQKRKVWVQSLEKKSDDLNSTNGQLQSEVTLLRNEVAQLKQLLLAHKDCPVTAMQKKSSYHISDKDESCEEMSVPSSPQNEAIQHSSVSTSNGVSSSSTTPSFSTASNQSTEETQPSGS; from the exons ATGAGTGATGACAAACCTTTCCAATGTACTGCTCCTGGCTGTGGACAG AGATTTACAAATGAAGATCACTTGGCTGTccacaaacacaaacatgaGATGACCCTGAAGTTTGGTCCAGCAAGGAATGAAAGTGTCATCATTGCTG ACCAAACACCGACACCCACCCGTTTTTTAAAGAACTGCGAGGAGGTCGGACTCTTCAATGAACTTGCAAGTCCGTTCGACCATGACTTCAAAAAAGCAGCTGAAGATGACATTAAAAAG TTACTATTGGATTTGTCACCTCTCGCAACGCCTGTCATGCGCAACAAAGCTGAGGAACTCACAGCTATGGAAGCACATCGAGATAGCCCTCTGCCTCACCCCGAATCTACGACGAACGATGACGTGAAG GATTTATCTTTGCAGCCATCCTCACTGCCAACCTCCACTATAGTCCATCCTGCATCCCTCCAAGTTCCCAATGTACTTCTAGCAACCTCAGAGGCTAGTGTTGTAATTCAGCAAGATCTCCCGTCACCAACATCTAGCTCTGTTATTACCCAAGTCCCATCCACTAATAGGCCTGTAGT CCCGGTGTCCGGCACCTTCCCTGTGCTCCTACAGCTGCCTAACAGCCAGACCATGCCAGTTGCTATACCTGCGTCTATTACAAGCTCAAGTATACATATTCCAACTACAATCCCT GTTACCACTGGAAATGTTGCTGAAGTCCAGAGCAGCGCTGTCACCCACTCTCCTGCTCCCCCTTCCCCTGCCACGGCAACCCCCTCCCCGATGGCGGACCTGAGTCCGGCTCCTCTCCTGCCCTCGGCTGAGGAACCTTCTGCCCTCTCCCTTCAGCAGCCAGCCACCTCCACCACAGAGACCCCT GCGTCCCCAGCGCCCTCTGCGCAAAACCCCCCGAGCACAGGAGGTCGGCGGCGCAGAAACACAAGCGAAAACCCCGATGAGAAGCGGCGCAAGTTCCTGGAGCGAAACAGAGCCGCGGCTTCTCGCTGCCGGCAGAAGAGGAAAGTTTGGGTCCAGTCTCTGGAGAAGAAGTCTGATGACCTCAACTCCACCAACGGACAACTGCAG AGTGAAGTGACCCTGCTGAGAAACGAAGTGGCTCAGCTGAAGCAGCTTCTTCTGGCTCATAAAGATTGCCCTGTAACCGCCATGCAGAAGAAATCCAGCTATCACA TCTCGGATAAGGACGAGAGCTGCGAGGAGATGTCCGTCCCCAGCAGCCCCCAGAACGAAGCCATCCAGCACAGCTCCGTCAGCACCTCCAACGGGGTCAGCTCCTCCTCCACGACCCCGTCCTTCTCCACCGCGTCCAACCAGAGCACAGAGGAGACCCAGCCTTCAGGGAGCTGA